A portion of the Microbacterium hominis genome contains these proteins:
- a CDS encoding acetyl-CoA C-acetyltransferase, with product MPEAYIVATARSPIGRARKGSLVGIRPDDLAARMVAAAVEKVPGLDPARIDDLMLGCGQPAGEQGFNLARIVAVQLGWDAVPGVTVNRYCSSSLQTTRMAFHAIAAGEGDVFVSAGVESVSRYAAGASDLPSAVNPLFGEALARSQERSAAGAPGWTDPRESGALPDPYIAMGQTAENVAQRHGVTRAEQDAFAARSQQRAEAAIASGFWAADITPVVLDDGTRVAADDGPRPGTTVDALAGLEPVFRPDGTVTAGNACPLNDGAAAVVVVSDRVVDELGLEPLARIVSTGVSGLSPEIMGLGPVEASRRALARAGLSIDDIDLVEINEAFAAQVIPSARALGIDEERLNVHGGAIAVGHPFGMTGARITSTLINGLTATGGRYGLETMCVGGGQGMALVLERV from the coding sequence ATGCCCGAGGCGTACATCGTCGCCACCGCCCGCTCGCCGATCGGCCGCGCCCGCAAGGGCTCTCTCGTCGGCATCCGCCCCGACGACCTCGCCGCCCGCATGGTCGCCGCCGCCGTCGAGAAGGTGCCGGGGCTGGATCCGGCGCGCATCGACGACCTCATGCTGGGGTGCGGTCAGCCCGCCGGCGAGCAGGGGTTCAACCTCGCGCGGATCGTCGCCGTGCAGCTCGGATGGGATGCCGTGCCCGGCGTCACCGTGAACCGGTACTGCTCCTCGTCGCTGCAGACCACGCGCATGGCGTTCCACGCGATCGCCGCCGGCGAGGGCGACGTGTTCGTCTCGGCGGGCGTGGAATCGGTGAGCCGCTACGCCGCGGGAGCCTCGGATCTGCCGTCGGCCGTGAACCCGCTCTTCGGAGAGGCGCTCGCCCGATCGCAGGAACGCTCCGCCGCGGGCGCGCCGGGGTGGACGGATCCGCGCGAGAGCGGAGCCCTGCCCGACCCATACATCGCGATGGGCCAGACGGCCGAGAACGTCGCGCAGCGGCACGGCGTGACCCGTGCCGAGCAGGACGCCTTCGCGGCGCGCTCGCAGCAGCGCGCCGAGGCGGCCATCGCCTCCGGGTTCTGGGCGGCCGACATCACCCCGGTGGTCCTCGACGACGGCACGCGGGTCGCCGCCGACGACGGCCCGCGGCCGGGCACCACGGTGGATGCGCTCGCGGGACTGGAGCCCGTCTTCCGCCCCGACGGCACCGTGACCGCCGGCAACGCGTGCCCGCTCAACGACGGGGCCGCCGCCGTCGTGGTCGTCTCGGACCGCGTCGTCGACGAACTCGGCCTCGAGCCCCTCGCCCGGATCGTGTCGACCGGGGTGAGCGGCCTGTCGCCCGAGATCATGGGGCTGGGCCCCGTCGAGGCCTCCCGGCGCGCGCTCGCACGGGCCGGGCTGTCGATCGACGACATCGACCTCGTCGAGATCAACGAGGCGTTCGCCGCGCAGGTCATCCCCTCGGCGCGCGCACTCGGCATCGACGAGGAGCGACTCAACGTGCACGGCGGGGCCATCGCGGTCGGCCACCCCTTCGGCATGACCGGGGCGCGCATCACCTCGACGCTCATCAACGGGCTCACCGCCACCGGCGGTCGCTACGGCCTGGAGACGATGTGCGTGGGCGGCGGCCAGGGCATGGCGCTGGTGCTCGAGCGGGTCTGA
- a CDS encoding acyl-CoA thioesterase has protein sequence MAAHLARRPFATRWNDNDQYGHVNNTVYYAAMDTAVNAFMIAEGGLDPQGEAIALCAASSCEFHASASFPEPLEVGIGVERAGRTSITWALEILRPGDDAPIATGRFVHVFVDAATRRPTPIPASIRAALGSAAAPAEQPAARPAED, from the coding sequence ATGGCCGCCCATCTCGCGCGCCGCCCCTTCGCGACGCGCTGGAACGACAACGACCAGTACGGGCACGTCAACAACACGGTCTACTACGCCGCGATGGACACCGCGGTGAACGCCTTCATGATCGCCGAGGGCGGGCTCGACCCGCAGGGAGAGGCGATCGCCCTGTGCGCGGCGTCGTCGTGCGAGTTCCACGCGTCCGCGTCGTTCCCCGAGCCGCTCGAGGTCGGCATCGGCGTCGAGCGCGCAGGCCGCACCAGCATCACGTGGGCCCTCGAGATCCTGCGACCCGGCGACGACGCGCCGATCGCGACGGGCCGCTTCGTGCACGTCTTCGTGGATGCCGCAACCCGGCGCCCGACGCCGATTCCGGCATCCATCCGCGCCGCCCTGGGGTCGGCCGCGGCGCCGGCCGAGCAGCCCGCCGCCCGACCCGCCGAGGACTGA
- a CDS encoding SDR family oxidoreductase — MTRTAIVTGAARGIGAAVAQRLAADGHAVGVIDLDEAACADTVAAIADAGGRALAVGADVADSAAVAGAVSRVADELGAPTILVNNAGIIRDNLLFKMTEDDWDAVLSVHLRGAFLMSREVQKHQVEAGWGRIVNLSSTSALGNRGQANYAAAKAGMQGFTKTLAIELGRYGVTANAIAPGFIVTDMTRATAARIGVEFEQFVEFNAKEIPVGRPGHPGDIAAAAAFFCSAEAGFVSGQVLYVAGGPRA; from the coding sequence ATGACCCGCACCGCCATCGTCACCGGCGCCGCGCGCGGCATCGGCGCCGCCGTCGCCCAGCGCCTGGCCGCCGACGGCCACGCCGTCGGCGTGATCGACCTCGATGAAGCCGCCTGCGCCGACACGGTCGCCGCCATCGCCGACGCCGGCGGGCGCGCCCTCGCGGTCGGAGCCGACGTCGCCGACAGCGCCGCGGTCGCCGGCGCCGTGAGCCGTGTCGCCGACGAGCTGGGCGCCCCGACCATCCTGGTGAACAACGCGGGCATCATCCGCGACAACCTGCTGTTCAAGATGACCGAGGACGACTGGGATGCCGTGCTCAGCGTGCACCTGCGCGGCGCGTTCCTGATGAGCCGGGAGGTGCAGAAGCATCAGGTCGAGGCCGGGTGGGGGCGCATCGTGAACCTGTCGTCGACCTCCGCCCTCGGCAACCGCGGGCAGGCGAACTACGCCGCCGCCAAGGCCGGCATGCAGGGGTTCACGAAGACCCTGGCGATCGAGCTCGGACGATACGGCGTGACCGCGAACGCCATCGCGCCGGGGTTCATCGTCACCGACATGACGCGTGCCACCGCCGCGCGCATCGGCGTCGAGTTCGAGCAGTTCGTCGAGTTCAACGCCAAGGAGATCCCGGTCGGCCGCCCCGGTCACCCGGGCGACATCGCGGCGGCGGCCGCGTTCTTCTGCTCCGCGGAGGCCGGGTTCGTCTCGGGCCAGGTGCTCTACGTCGCCGGCGGGCCGCGCGCATGA
- a CDS encoding phosphotransferase family protein produces MTDVPGLDAAGLTAWLTRAHPSLADRPLTASVIAGGRSNLTYAVDGATVPLVVRRPPLGHVLSSAHDMRREHRVISALAPTPVPVPVAIDVVDDEAAAEVTGTVFFVMERAPGSVLAHASQNAAYSPAALRRLSLQLVRHLADLHAVDPDAVGLADFGRPDGYLTRQLSTWRRQLDASRSRETPTLDALAGTLDADIPVSARTAIVHGDYRLDNALVSGTPDDPLISAILDWEMATLGDPLVDLGIFALYWDIAALGEAGGAVPSAVDPDAGYPSFDELVDAYAQRAGISVPDLRWYRAFAAFKLAVILEGIHYRFRAGDTVGAGFDRMGALVEPLARRGMEVR; encoded by the coding sequence ATGACCGATGTTCCAGGCCTGGATGCCGCGGGGCTGACCGCGTGGCTGACGCGCGCACACCCCTCGCTCGCCGACCGGCCGCTCACGGCATCCGTCATCGCCGGTGGCCGCAGCAACCTCACGTACGCCGTCGACGGAGCCACGGTCCCCCTGGTCGTGCGGCGTCCGCCGCTCGGGCACGTTCTCTCCAGCGCCCACGACATGCGCCGCGAGCACCGCGTGATCTCCGCCCTCGCACCCACGCCCGTGCCGGTGCCGGTCGCGATCGACGTCGTCGACGACGAGGCCGCCGCCGAGGTCACCGGGACCGTGTTCTTCGTGATGGAGCGGGCGCCGGGCAGCGTGCTGGCCCACGCCTCCCAGAACGCCGCGTACTCCCCCGCAGCGCTGCGCCGGCTCAGCCTGCAGCTCGTCCGCCACCTGGCCGACCTCCACGCGGTGGATCCGGATGCCGTGGGCCTGGCCGACTTCGGCCGTCCCGACGGCTACCTCACCCGGCAGCTGTCGACGTGGCGGCGGCAGCTCGACGCGTCGCGGTCCCGCGAGACGCCCACCCTCGACGCCCTCGCCGGCACGCTCGACGCCGACATCCCCGTCTCGGCCCGCACCGCGATCGTGCACGGCGACTACCGTCTCGACAACGCGCTGGTCTCCGGCACCCCCGACGACCCGCTGATCTCCGCGATCCTCGACTGGGAGATGGCGACGCTCGGCGACCCGCTCGTGGATCTCGGCATCTTCGCCCTGTACTGGGACATCGCCGCGCTCGGCGAGGCGGGCGGCGCCGTGCCGAGCGCGGTCGACCCGGATGCCGGCTACCCGTCGTTCGACGAGCTCGTCGACGCCTACGCGCAGCGCGCCGGGATCTCGGTGCCCGACCTCCGCTGGTACCGCGCGTTCGCCGCGTTCAAGCTGGCCGTCATCCTCGAGGGCATCCACTACCGCTTCCGCGCCGGAGACACCGTCGGGGCGGGATTCGACCGGATGGGCGCCCTCGTCGAACCGCTCGCCCGACGAGGAATGGAGGTGCGCTGA
- a CDS encoding alcohol dehydrogenase catalytic domain-containing protein gives MRITGAVLERSGAAAPFADSPPFTVGEVDLDPPGPGELLVRIEAAGVCHSDLSVVDGSRVRPTPMLLGHEAAGIVERLGTDVGDLVVGDRVVMTFLPRCGNCEGCRADGRLPCEPGSAANGAGTLVGGGIRLHRTRADGEREAVHHHLGVSAFATHAVVSRTSVVRVDPDVPPEIAALLGCAVLTGGGAVLNAARPAPGAPVVVVGLGGVGMAALLVARALGHPVIGVDAVPAKLALARDLGAEEAWEPAEAMARGIHSPSVIEAAGSARAFETALALTAPGGTTVTVGLPAPDARASVSPLTLTAEARTIIGSYLGSAVPERDIPRYVELWRAGRLPLERLVSSHITLGGIAAAMDRLAAGGELRQLIVFDTPTPDPTRKD, from the coding sequence ATGCGCATCACCGGAGCGGTGCTCGAGCGGTCGGGTGCGGCGGCGCCGTTCGCCGATTCCCCGCCGTTCACCGTCGGCGAGGTGGATCTCGATCCGCCCGGCCCGGGCGAACTGCTCGTGCGCATCGAGGCGGCCGGGGTGTGCCACTCCGACCTGAGCGTCGTCGACGGCAGCCGCGTGCGGCCGACGCCGATGCTGCTCGGCCACGAGGCCGCCGGCATCGTGGAGCGCCTCGGCACCGACGTGGGCGATCTGGTCGTGGGAGACCGGGTCGTGATGACCTTCCTCCCGCGGTGCGGGAACTGCGAGGGATGCCGCGCCGACGGCCGACTGCCGTGCGAACCCGGCTCCGCGGCCAACGGCGCGGGCACGCTCGTGGGCGGCGGCATCCGCCTGCACCGCACCCGCGCCGACGGCGAGCGCGAGGCCGTGCACCACCACCTCGGCGTGTCCGCCTTCGCCACCCACGCGGTGGTCAGCCGCACCTCGGTCGTGCGGGTCGATCCCGACGTGCCGCCCGAGATCGCCGCCCTGCTCGGCTGCGCCGTGCTCACCGGCGGCGGCGCGGTGCTCAACGCGGCGCGCCCCGCGCCCGGCGCGCCCGTGGTCGTCGTCGGCCTCGGCGGCGTCGGCATGGCGGCGCTGCTGGTCGCGAGGGCGCTCGGGCACCCCGTGATCGGCGTGGATGCCGTGCCGGCCAAGCTGGCGCTCGCGCGGGACCTCGGCGCGGAGGAGGCATGGGAGCCCGCGGAGGCGATGGCCCGCGGCATCCACTCGCCCTCCGTCATCGAGGCCGCCGGGTCGGCTCGGGCCTTCGAGACCGCCCTGGCTCTCACCGCGCCGGGCGGCACGACCGTGACGGTGGGCCTGCCGGCCCCCGACGCGCGCGCGAGCGTCTCGCCGCTCACCCTCACGGCCGAGGCCCGCACGATCATCGGCAGCTACCTGGGCTCCGCCGTTCCCGAGCGCGACATCCCGCGCTACGTGGAGCTGTGGCGCGCCGGCCGCCTGCCACTGGAGCGCCTGGTGTCCTCGCACATCACGCTGGGCGGGATCGCCGCCGCGATGGACCGACTCGCCGCAGGTGGCGAGCTGCGCCAGCTCATCGTCTTCGACACCCCCACCCCCGACCCCACCCGGAAGGACTGA
- a CDS encoding acyl-CoA dehydrogenase family protein, whose protein sequence is MDFAHDETTRELSERLRAFVHEHAIPAEQVLDAQLAAEPDRWGGFPVVAELQQRARAEGLWNLFLPGDPAETGAAGLTNLQYAPLAEITGWSPRLAPPAVNCAAPDTGNMEVLNEFGTPAQKERWLEPLLRAEIRSSFCMTEPDVASSDATNIGTRIRREGDEYVITGRKWWSTGAMNPDAAIFIVMGKTDPDAERHRQQSMILVPRDAPGVRVIRPLTVFGYDDRDHGGHAEIAFDDVRVPASHLIAGEGDGFAIAQARLGPGRIHHCMRALGMGERALSLVRERASARHAFGRTLAEQGVVREWAAEARIQLEALRLLVLKTAWLMDTVGNRRAMTEIQAIKIAVPRAVQQIIDRAIQVHGGAGVSGDTPLAELYAGIRSLRIADGPDEVHLSSLGRAELRV, encoded by the coding sequence ATGGACTTCGCACACGATGAGACCACGCGCGAGCTGAGCGAGCGTCTGCGCGCCTTCGTGCACGAGCACGCGATCCCCGCCGAGCAGGTGCTCGACGCACAGCTGGCCGCCGAGCCCGACCGGTGGGGCGGGTTCCCCGTGGTCGCCGAGCTGCAGCAGCGCGCCCGCGCCGAGGGACTGTGGAACCTGTTCCTTCCCGGCGACCCCGCCGAGACGGGCGCGGCGGGGCTCACCAATCTGCAGTACGCGCCGCTGGCCGAGATCACCGGCTGGAGCCCGCGCCTGGCGCCGCCCGCCGTCAACTGCGCCGCCCCCGACACCGGGAACATGGAGGTGCTGAACGAGTTCGGCACCCCTGCCCAGAAGGAACGCTGGCTCGAGCCGCTGCTGCGGGCCGAGATCCGCTCGTCGTTCTGCATGACCGAGCCCGACGTCGCATCCTCAGATGCCACCAACATCGGCACCCGCATCCGCCGCGAGGGCGACGAGTACGTCATCACCGGACGCAAGTGGTGGTCCACCGGCGCGATGAACCCCGACGCCGCGATCTTCATCGTGATGGGCAAGACCGACCCCGATGCCGAGCGCCACCGCCAGCAGTCGATGATCCTCGTGCCGCGCGACGCTCCGGGCGTCCGCGTGATCCGGCCGCTGACGGTCTTCGGCTACGACGACCGCGACCACGGCGGCCACGCCGAGATCGCCTTCGACGACGTGCGGGTGCCGGCGTCGCACCTGATCGCCGGCGAGGGCGACGGCTTCGCGATCGCGCAGGCGCGCCTCGGCCCCGGCCGCATCCACCACTGCATGCGCGCCCTCGGCATGGGCGAGCGCGCGCTGTCGCTCGTGCGGGAGCGCGCATCGGCGCGCCACGCCTTCGGGCGCACCCTGGCCGAGCAGGGCGTCGTGCGCGAATGGGCGGCCGAGGCCCGCATCCAGCTCGAAGCCCTGCGCCTGCTGGTGCTGAAGACGGCATGGCTCATGGACACCGTCGGCAACCGCCGCGCGATGACCGAGATCCAGGCGATCAAGATCGCCGTCCCGCGCGCGGTGCAGCAGATCATCGACCGCGCGATCCAGGTGCACGGCGGCGCCGGTGTCTCCGGTGATACGCCCCTGGCCGAGCTGTACGCCGGCATCCGGTCGCTGCGCATCGCCGACGGGCCCGACGAGGTCCACCTCTCCAGCCTCGGACGCGCCGAACTGCGCGTCTGA
- a CDS encoding AMP-binding protein produces MPHPHDPAIDGGGFATLSVASILAESARRHGDRPALHFAGTTTTYRELWDQARAYAGALAARGIGRGDRVAMLVPNVPDFARVYYAALALGAVVVPVHLLLKSDEIAYVLRDSGADLVVVAAPLLAEAAPAAAEAGVALVTVLVPADAGAGLPRLEAEAADAVPIARHAPTHPIDPATILYTSGTTGTPKGAVGTHLSIVEQVHCNLIDGFDLRADDVVFGGLPLFHTFGQTAVMNIAFRVGAAVILLPRFDADDALALMVAHRATVFTAVPTMYVGMLEAARRSADRPPLRYAVSGGAALPVAVLEAFRDAFGADVHEGYGLTETAPTVSSNPLFEPIRPGTVGRPLWGVEVAIADPEIDDRVVLLEDAHALGEIVVRGHNLFKGYLGRPEASADAVVDEWFRTGDLGTFADGILSIVDRKKDMIVRAGYNVYPTEVEATMARHPGIAVAAVFGVDDPVKGQEVHAAVVAHEGVSLDPDEVIAFTRDRIAAYKYPRVVHVMPALPLGPSGKVLKRALVAQHTPVG; encoded by the coding sequence ATGCCCCACCCGCACGACCCCGCCATCGACGGCGGCGGCTTCGCGACGCTGTCGGTCGCGAGCATCCTCGCCGAATCCGCCCGCCGACACGGCGACCGCCCCGCGCTGCACTTCGCCGGCACGACGACCACGTACCGCGAACTGTGGGACCAGGCCCGCGCCTACGCGGGCGCGCTCGCGGCGCGCGGCATCGGGCGCGGCGACCGCGTGGCGATGCTGGTGCCGAACGTCCCCGACTTCGCCCGCGTCTACTACGCGGCCCTCGCTCTCGGCGCCGTCGTCGTGCCCGTGCACCTGCTGCTGAAGTCCGACGAGATCGCCTACGTGCTGCGCGACAGCGGCGCCGACCTCGTCGTCGTGGCCGCTCCCCTGCTGGCCGAGGCCGCCCCCGCCGCCGCGGAGGCCGGCGTGGCGCTCGTGACCGTGCTCGTGCCCGCCGACGCGGGCGCCGGCCTGCCGCGCCTGGAGGCCGAGGCGGCGGACGCGGTGCCGATCGCGCGCCATGCGCCGACCCACCCGATCGATCCGGCGACGATCCTCTACACCAGCGGCACGACCGGCACCCCCAAGGGCGCCGTCGGCACGCACCTGTCGATCGTCGAGCAGGTGCACTGCAACCTCATCGACGGGTTCGACCTGCGCGCCGACGACGTCGTGTTCGGCGGACTGCCGCTGTTCCACACGTTCGGCCAGACCGCCGTCATGAACATCGCGTTCCGGGTCGGCGCCGCCGTGATCCTCCTGCCGCGGTTCGACGCCGATGACGCGCTCGCGCTCATGGTGGCCCACCGGGCGACCGTGTTCACCGCCGTGCCCACCATGTACGTGGGCATGCTCGAGGCCGCGCGCCGCAGCGCCGACCGTCCGCCGCTGCGCTACGCGGTCTCGGGCGGCGCGGCGCTGCCGGTGGCCGTGCTCGAGGCGTTCCGCGACGCGTTCGGCGCCGATGTGCACGAGGGCTACGGTCTCACCGAGACCGCCCCCACCGTCTCATCCAACCCCCTGTTCGAGCCGATCCGGCCCGGCACCGTCGGGCGCCCGCTGTGGGGCGTCGAGGTGGCGATCGCCGACCCCGAGATCGACGACCGGGTCGTGCTGCTCGAGGACGCGCACGCGCTCGGCGAGATCGTCGTGCGCGGCCACAACCTCTTCAAGGGGTACCTCGGGCGTCCCGAGGCATCGGCCGATGCCGTGGTCGACGAGTGGTTCCGCACCGGCGACCTCGGCACCTTCGCCGACGGCATCCTCTCCATCGTCGACCGCAAGAAGGACATGATCGTCCGGGCGGGCTACAACGTGTACCCCACCGAAGTCGAGGCGACGATGGCGCGCCACCCCGGCATCGCCGTCGCGGCCGTGTTCGGCGTCGACGACCCGGTGAAGGGGCAGGAGGTGCACGCCGCCGTCGTCGCGCACGAGGGCGTCTCGCTCGACCCCGACGAGGTGATCGCCTTCACCCGCGACCGCATCGCGGCCTACAAATACCCGCGGGTCGTGCACGTCATGCCCGCTCTGCCCCTGGGCCCGAGCGGCAAGGTGCTCAAGCGCGCCCTGGTCGCGCAGCACACGCCGGTCGGCTGA
- a CDS encoding QsdR family transcriptional regulator yields MSTLTAAATIASVGVEAAPSWLSARLADGTHADAQRAFDAARALFIDGRRIDMSALAASLGVDRTSLFRWVGNRDALLSEVLWSLAIPTLVSAEHACDGRAGGERIAGILTHFVDDLNTAEYFRSFLRREPARALRLLTTKESPIQRRYVATADWLVRRDLGAEPLGGAIDPAGLAYLLVRVSESFTYADLISGDTPSAARARTAFRLLLRVDG; encoded by the coding sequence ATGAGCACGCTCACCGCCGCTGCCACCATCGCCTCCGTCGGGGTGGAGGCCGCGCCGTCGTGGCTCTCGGCGCGGCTCGCCGACGGCACCCACGCCGACGCGCAGCGCGCGTTCGACGCCGCGCGCGCGCTGTTCATCGACGGCCGCCGCATCGACATGAGCGCCCTCGCCGCCTCCCTCGGCGTCGACCGCACGTCGCTGTTCCGCTGGGTCGGCAATCGCGACGCCCTCCTCAGCGAGGTGCTGTGGTCGCTGGCCATCCCCACCCTCGTGAGCGCCGAGCACGCGTGCGACGGCCGTGCCGGCGGCGAGCGCATCGCCGGGATCCTCACCCACTTCGTCGACGACCTGAACACGGCGGAGTACTTCCGCTCATTCCTGCGCCGGGAGCCCGCCCGCGCGCTGCGCCTGCTCACCACGAAGGAGAGCCCGATCCAGCGTCGCTACGTCGCCACGGCCGACTGGCTCGTGCGCCGCGATCTCGGCGCCGAACCCCTGGGCGGGGCCATCGACCCGGCCGGCCTCGCGTATCTGCTCGTGCGGGTGTCGGAATCGTTCACCTACGCCGACCTCATCTCGGGCGACACGCCGAGCGCGGCACGGGCCCGCACCGCGTTCCGCCTGCTGCTGCGGGTGGACGGCTGA
- a CDS encoding acyl-CoA dehydrogenase family protein encodes MTFTLPTAPAPSTLPADLLEADFYAFQSLLTEREQCALREIRHFLDTEVRPFADDHWERAESPRHLVPRIAELGLYGNAFPETRQFENSNVFRGWVALEISRCDPSTATFIGVHSGLAMTSIAVGGSAEQKAHWLPRLARGELVAAFGLTEPGHGSDTARGLETTAERRTRADGTHEWVLNGAKRWIGNGAFADLVVIWARDVADDQVKGFLVRTPAVGFSATKIERKQSLRAVENADIVMDGLVVPESDRLPHIDGFRDVAVVLRLTRADVAWQALGVAVGAYDAALAYAKARVQFGKPIAAYQLVQQKLATALSNITASIALCVRVSQMQDEGIQRDHHSAMAKAFVSARMRETVALCREITGGNGIQLGSQDQLDADLPAGSSVARYFADAEAVYTFEGTFEMNSLIVGRAITGIAAFV; translated from the coding sequence ATGACGTTCACCCTCCCCACCGCCCCCGCGCCGAGCACTCTGCCCGCGGACCTCCTGGAGGCCGACTTCTACGCGTTCCAGAGCCTGCTCACCGAGCGCGAGCAGTGCGCGCTGCGCGAGATCCGGCACTTCCTCGACACCGAGGTGCGGCCGTTCGCCGACGACCACTGGGAGCGCGCCGAGAGCCCGCGGCACCTCGTTCCCCGCATCGCGGAGCTGGGTCTCTACGGCAACGCGTTCCCGGAGACCCGGCAGTTCGAGAACTCGAACGTGTTCCGCGGCTGGGTGGCCCTCGAGATCTCGCGCTGCGACCCCTCGACGGCCACCTTCATCGGCGTGCACTCGGGCCTCGCGATGACCTCGATCGCCGTCGGCGGATCGGCCGAGCAGAAGGCGCACTGGCTGCCGCGCCTCGCCCGCGGCGAGCTGGTCGCCGCGTTCGGGCTCACCGAGCCCGGCCACGGCTCCGACACCGCCCGCGGCCTCGAGACCACCGCCGAGCGCCGCACCCGCGCCGACGGCACCCACGAGTGGGTGCTCAACGGCGCCAAGCGGTGGATCGGGAACGGGGCGTTCGCCGACCTCGTGGTGATCTGGGCGCGCGACGTCGCCGATGACCAGGTCAAAGGCTTCCTCGTGCGCACGCCCGCGGTCGGGTTCTCGGCCACGAAGATCGAGCGCAAGCAATCGCTGCGGGCCGTCGAGAACGCCGACATCGTGATGGACGGGCTCGTGGTGCCCGAGAGCGATCGGCTGCCGCACATCGACGGCTTCCGCGACGTCGCCGTCGTGCTGCGCCTCACGCGCGCCGACGTCGCCTGGCAGGCGCTCGGGGTGGCCGTCGGCGCGTACGACGCGGCGCTGGCCTACGCGAAAGCGCGCGTGCAGTTCGGCAAGCCGATCGCGGCGTATCAGCTCGTGCAGCAGAAGCTCGCGACCGCCCTCTCGAACATCACCGCATCCATCGCCCTGTGCGTGCGCGTCTCGCAGATGCAGGACGAGGGGATCCAGCGCGACCACCACTCGGCGATGGCGAAGGCCTTCGTCAGCGCTCGCATGCGCGAGACCGTCGCACTCTGCCGCGAGATCACGGGAGGCAACGGCATCCAGCTCGGCAGTCAGGACCAGCTCGACGCCGACCTCCCCGCCGGCTCCAGCGTCGCGCGCTACTTCGCCGACGCCGAGGCCGTCTACACCTTCGAGGGCACATTCGAGATGAACTCCCTCATCGTCGGCCGCGCGATCACCGGCATCGCCGCGTTCGTCTGA
- a CDS encoding MaoC family dehydratase, giving the protein MTITVTSPAALPDVVGRTAVGEWFEVSQERIGQFADATEDWQWIHLDAARAASGPFGGTIAHGYLTLSLLPRLVQGLLDVDGAAMVVNYGLDKVRFLQPVPSGARVRAVTEIAAVDPGPQGYRVSSRTSVEIEGSERPALVAETIALFVPA; this is encoded by the coding sequence ATGACGATCACCGTGACCAGCCCCGCGGCGCTGCCCGACGTGGTGGGGCGCACCGCCGTCGGCGAATGGTTCGAGGTCTCGCAGGAGCGCATCGGCCAGTTCGCCGACGCCACCGAGGACTGGCAGTGGATCCATCTGGATGCCGCGCGCGCGGCATCCGGTCCCTTCGGCGGCACCATCGCGCACGGCTACCTCACGCTGTCACTGCTCCCCCGGCTCGTGCAGGGTCTGCTCGACGTCGACGGCGCCGCCATGGTCGTCAACTACGGCCTGGACAAGGTGCGCTTCCTGCAGCCGGTGCCCAGCGGCGCGCGGGTGCGGGCGGTGACGGAGATCGCCGCCGTCGATCCCGGCCCCCAGGGCTATCGCGTGAGCTCGCGCACGTCGGTGGAGATCGAGGGCTCGGAGCGCCCCGCCCTCGTCGCCGAGACGATCGCGCTGTTCGTGCCCGCCTGA